The Falco naumanni isolate bFalNau1 chromosome 14, bFalNau1.pat, whole genome shotgun sequence genome includes a window with the following:
- the RPL36A gene encoding 60S ribosomal protein L36a, whose protein sequence is MVNVPKTRRTYCKKCGKHQPHKVTQYKKGKDSLYAQGKRRYDRKQSGYGGQTKPIFRKKAKTTKKIVLRLECVEPNCRSKRMLAIKRCKHFELGGDKKRKGQVIQF, encoded by the exons ATG GTCAACGTCCCGAAAACACGTCGGACCTACTGCAAGAAATGCGGCAAGCACCAGCCGCACAAAGTCACCCAGTACAAGAAGGGGAAGGACTCTCTCTACGCCCAGG GAAAGAGGCGCTATGACAGGAAGCAAAGCGGCTATGGGGGCCAGACAAAGCCTATCTTCCGTAAGAAG GCTAAGACCACAAAGAAGATTGTGCTGAGACTGGAGTGTGTGGAGCCCAACTGCAGGTCCAAGAGGATGCTGGCGATTAAGAGGTGCAAGCACTTTGAACTGGGAGGAGACAAGAAGAGGAAG GGTCAGGTGATCCAGTTCTAA